The following DNA comes from Flavobacterium sp. N3904.
TCAATTACTCTCAGTTGCTTTAATGCACCTGAATCGACGGTATAGCCCTTGTCTTTTTTTACTTTGCGTACCGTCAGGAAAAAGGGATTGGGTAATATTGGCAGGGATGATTTCTGAAATCCGGAAATGCCATAATCTTCCGGCATACCCAACCCCACTAAATGTCCAAAAGCCCACGTAACAAAATAACCGTTACCAGTCAAATACCCATCCATTTTTTCGGAGGCTCCCAACAGGTTGGCTATTTCTCTGGCTACGCTTGGTTTTTCTGCAATAACTACTTTCATGGCACATTACATTTTACGTCCTTTGGATCTGGCAGGTTCTTTGGCTGGTTCCTGTTGCTCCTGCTGTTCCTTGCTATCGGGATTTTTTTGCCCTGATTTTAACGGCTCTTTGAGATTTTTGGTCGCTTCATTGGTTTTGCCGTCAGAATTGACCGCTGTCTGCGTTTTATGAGCTTCAGTGGGTTTTGCCTGTTCTTTGATTTTGTTCGGATTTTGGAAAGAGAAATCTGTTTTATTGGTTTCCTTGTTGAAAGTGATATACCCATTATATTCCTTCCCTTTCTTATCTACCAATCCACTGACATAGACAGTCTGTCCATCTTTGAACTTTTGGTATTGCTCGTTATCCAGCTCTTTGTCTCTAAATGTTTTCGGAGCTTCCTTAGATGGGTATTGCTGATTGTCTTGCCCCTTTTTATTAGAGTTACCCCTGTCAAAGAGGAACTCTACAAAACGTTTATCAGCATTGAATTGTACGGTAGCATCAAATGGGGTGCCATTCTTAGAGACCATCCCTTCTAAATAAAGTGGCTTGCCTTCTAGTAAGGTTTGCTTTTGCTCTTGATTCAGTTTTATGCCTTTGATTTCGTCAGGGATTTTGATGAAATCTGCTTTTAGTGCTACTAGCTCATTGGTCAGCCTATCCACGCTGACAATGGACGGAATACTCTCATCCGTTTTTGGATTGATTAGATTGACCACTCGACCCATATTGCCAGTCTGGAGTAGATTTTCTTTATCTTCTTTAGTGAACTCATGTCCGAAAAAAGGAAATTTCAGGTTAGGTTCTTTTCGGATACCATGAATTGCTACCACAACCGACCCATCATCATGTTGTTGCAA
Coding sequences within:
- a CDS encoding DUF3945 domain-containing protein gives rise to the protein MNEPTLDKPRSPEQLSEILLVLDKNKNKIQAVKDIDENGKLETIDPTKKNQNQFMRVDKQGDFFSNFFSNFFSQLKDPTNFSFFKVAAPLAIDMAKEMQKLIDKPTPEVEQLMKQFELKTESQQDYKQENKNSMKTTQTPSETSEYRYKSEQIDWKTMNNFGLNKEKLEKMNLLDPLLRGFKTNELVPVSFNVGTAVTRMDARLSLQQHDDGSVVVAIHGIRKEPNLKFPFFGHEFTKEDKENLLQTGNMGRVVNLINPKTDESIPSIVSVDRLTNELVALKADFIKIPDEIKGIKLNQEQKQTLLEGKPLYLEGMVSKNGTPFDATVQFNADKRFVEFLFDRGNSNKKGQDNQQYPSKEAPKTFRDKELDNEQYQKFKDGQTVYVSGLVDKKGKEYNGYITFNKETNKTDFSFQNPNKIKEQAKPTEAHKTQTAVNSDGKTNEATKNLKEPLKSGQKNPDSKEQQEQQEPAKEPARSKGRKM